The region TACTTCAGACATTTCAGACCGTTTCAGATGTTCGATCTCTCCATGAGCTTTGCTGTGGAAGTCAGTGATGATGTTTGATACGTCTGAGCTGCTTTGTGCCAGTGTTTGGCTCGTCCACTGGAAGGCCTCCTGGTAGAGAGCAGGACTGGCCTTAGCTTCAGCCTCAGCTAAATCCAACCCCTGCAAGTAAAGTTTCAGTTGGCTGCACAGATCCTGAGTGTTGCTCCTCAGAGAGTTCTGGAGCTGTTGTGTCAGGGGAGACAGGCGCACCCTCAGGCTGGCCAGAGTGGAGCTGGGGTGGGATGGTGAAGAAGACAACCTTCCCTGCAGCTCTGCCAGCTCCTGGCGGACACGAATGCGAAGACGCTCAGACTCCATGGTTAGTTTGTGTTGCATCTCCACTGTTAGAGGGTTTCCACTGTTGCTGCTGTCTATGTCATATAGACCATAGCTGTCTATAGAGCTTTTGTAGATTTTactgtacaaaaaaaattgacaaatgcCATCAATCAATAAGTgaaacaacattcaacaatCCTAATTGTTGATTTAGCTTTTGGTTGTATACAAATGAAAGTTTCAAAATCATGTTGGAGAATCATGTGCGATGATCAAGACAGtaattatacacattttttttggagCTGTGCTAAGCTAAAACCTTTCTGGAGGATGGTGAACAAGGCCATAGACATAATGGGCTATGCTATTCTAAATAACTGTGTACAAATAAAAGACAGGTATCTGAttaacattttactcagaagcAAAAAAGCCATAACAAGAAACTGGTACAATGTCAAATTCTCAAAGAAAGAGCACTGGTTTGAGATCATCCAGGACATCGGCTGGAAAAGTTGACTTGCCAACTAAGGCTTAAAGGACATACCCATGAATAGAACTGGCAGAAGTGGATTGTTTACAAAGAAGCGATGCCAACAACATTTAACTAGATCACTTGAGAATGACTAAGAAGTAAAATGCACCAATGAAATGCCTCTGAAATTGTTTATCCTTGgctaaattattgtttttgttttctgttatctttttttttttttttgtattttttgtatttattaatttattattatgtattgttataatatgttataaattgcaaataaaaacaaagtttcaAAACTTAGGTCACTTTACTCACTCTATATTTTTAGTGATGTCAGTCTTTTCATTCACATGGTTTGCTGTAGAGTCAGCCAAGGTTGCGTCCCTGGTGGTTCTGTGTAGTGGATAagctataaaaaacaaaacataaattatacattaaaagaaaaattaattcaaaatatatataaattacttCAACAATTAGCTCCAACATCTACCTGAAGTTGTCAAGAATGACAGGGTAAAGATGACAAC is a window of Gouania willdenowi chromosome 13, fGouWil2.1, whole genome shotgun sequence DNA encoding:
- the LOC114474863 gene encoding uncharacterized protein LOC114474863 → MQLKVVIFTLSFLTTSAYPLHRTTRDATLADSTANHVNEKTDITKNIDKIYKSSIDSYGLYDIDSSNSGNPLTVEMQHKLTMESERLRIRVRQELAELQGRLSSSPSHPSSTLASLRVRLSPLTQQLQNSLRSNTQDLCSQLKLYLQGLDLAEAEAKASPALYQEAFQWTSQTLAQSSSDVSNIITDFHSKAHGEIEHLKRSEMSEVYEEISSRLGEEVRLLKEETQNSVGALQERLVTLLESAHLPKAEVTHSVGQFCQNRSLQSEVVQARIERILMGLEAEEDVDDTSSLSGASPLSTQHRSSLQEDFSVKLSALIQDILQSVQ